Proteins encoded together in one Vulcanisaeta thermophila window:
- a CDS encoding DUF402 domain-containing protein, with amino-acid sequence MDGGTYKVRIRGRYATAITKLILDLGHTVVQPSDVIVSRFGIPINNSAPDVTIKDSEAIPGGLVLIGKCNAVDALVNGLMRAVGPEVFTWRSKTPLHRVYLGIISEVGEGTYKVHLGDSVGVLRHLQGGYAVGDVVPVYVAKTALFPGDEVVLAQGVRVDTDYVSIVPGDRVTISRHIRDQEARARLLSIGLKYVRFLNGFGIKWRSSAQFLSEEEAERELRRAVDLLGELIERSKTGTAPLVLQDGECVVELALGGSAKVALDNIRNNVIPTLIGHHTYKALKRRTALLDLVESLLSHCSDRKGFSEEFMRQLMSRRSRVGIIHVKLSGKVIKLGTADVIKLDPNEIVLQRRLRGGGYYDGLGIPKEEGDMALTCTSLGSNHLIHVYLNSRGEPKGLYININTPVEFTGNNIMYIDLSVDLASTWGSNDVRVLDYEEFMGFVNEGVVPREIVYEVNKLMETLRVNARAMAEGCLSRARELGGV; translated from the coding sequence ATGGATGGAGGGACGTACAAGGTGAGAATTAGGGGTAGGTATGCCACGGCCATTACTAAATTAATCCTAGACCTGGGACACACCGTGGTTCAACCCTCAGACGTAATAGTGAGTAGGTTCGGGATACCCATTAATAACAGCGCACCTGACGTGACAATAAAGGACTCCGAGGCAATACCAGGGGGCTTAGTGCTGATTGGGAAGTGCAACGCCGTGGACGCGCTGGTTAATGGGTTAATGAGGGCGGTGGGTCCCGAGGTGTTTACCTGGAGATCCAAAACCCCACTGCACAGGGTTTACCTTGGCATCATTAGTGAGGTTGGTGAGGGCACGTACAAGGTCCACCTGGGTGATTCCGTGGGCGTGCTCAGGCACCTCCAGGGCGGTTATGCGGTGGGTGATGTGGTGCCCGTGTACGTTGCCAAGACGGCGTTGTTCCCTGGGGATGAGGTGGTACTAGCCCAGGGTGTTAGGGTGGATACGGACTACGTCTCTATAGTGCCCGGTGACAGGGTGACCATCAGCAGGCACATTAGGGATCAAGAGGCCAGGGCGCGCCTCCTGAGTATTGGACTTAAGTACGTAAGGTTCCTCAACGGCTTTGGGATTAAGTGGAGGAGCAGTGCCCAGTTCCTCAGTGAGGAGGAGGCTGAGAGGGAGTTGAGGAGGGCCGTGGACTTACTGGGGGAATTGATTGAGAGAAGTAAAACCGGTACCGCACCCCTGGTCCTTCAGGATGGGGAGTGCGTTGTGGAGTTGGCCCTCGGGGGTAGTGCCAAGGTTGCACTGGACAATATTAGGAATAACGTGATACCCACATTGATAGGCCACCATACGTACAAAGCGCTCAAGAGGAGGACGGCACTGCTGGACCTAGTGGAATCATTGCTGTCTCACTGCAGCGATAGGAAGGGCTTTAGCGAGGAGTTCATGAGGCAATTAATGAGTAGGAGGTCAAGGGTTGGTATTATCCATGTGAAGCTGAGCGGTAAAGTGATAAAGCTCGGGACAGCAGACGTAATCAAGCTGGACCCCAACGAGATAGTACTACAGAGGAGACTTAGGGGTGGTGGTTACTACGACGGCCTCGGCATACCCAAGGAGGAGGGTGACATGGCCCTAACATGCACATCACTGGGGAGCAACCACCTAATCCACGTTTACTTGAATAGTCGCGGTGAACCCAAGGGCTTATACATAAACATTAACACGCCCGTGGAGTTCACGGGCAACAACATAATGTACATAGACCTCTCGGTGGACCTGGCATCAACATGGGGATCTAACGATGTGAGGGTTCTTGATTATGAGGAGTTCATGGGGTTTGTCAATGAGGGTGTGGTGCCCAGGGAGATTGTTTATGAGGTTAATAAATTAATGGAGACGTTGAGGGTTAATGCCAGGGCCATGGCCGAGGGTTGCCTATCCAGGGCTAGGGAGCTTGGCGGTGTTTGA
- the acnA gene encoding aconitate hydratase AcnA, producing MSRSLPNPWNTLSTMEVGGVKVRYYSLKALERAGFDVSRFPYVIKVFIENMLRNFDGQSITEEDIENILKWSPKNPGTREVPIKVARVLMQDYTGVPALVDLAVMREVVAKYGLDPRVINPQVPTDLVIDHSVQVDYWGTPNALRLNIKLEVERNRERYEFLKWAQNAFRNFRVFPPGTGIIHQVHLEHIARVVMTEDLGPGEKLAYFDTVVGMDSHTTMINGLGVVGWGVGGVEAEAALLGQPIALPPPQVVGVHLYGKPRPGVTATDIVLYITETLRKYNVVDKFVEFFGEGVAALPVPDRATIANMAPEYGATTGLFPVDEQTLAYLRLTGRDEWLISLVERYYVEQGVFGSPREGDVEYSQVINIDLSDVEPSVSGPSLPWQRRRLGEVPKSLEPIIEDRNRKRNISGRKKVVIEIDGRKVELEDGFVAIAAITSCTNTSNPYLLMAAGLVAKRAVELGISPPPYVKTSLAPGSRVVEEYLRRAGLLQYLEKIGFAIVGFGCTTCIGNSGPLPEPVARAIRENDLVAAAVLSGNRNFENRVHPDVRANYLASPPLVVIYALAGTVNKDITREPITTTPSGKPVYLSDLWPSDEEVREYVNKYVTKDEFVEKYTRIGDLVPDEWNQLKAPSGDLYQWDPKNTYIRRPPFFDDFDPDRLVEVRDIRGARALLILGDSITTDHISPAGSIPADSPAGKYLMSLGVKPQEFNTFGARRGNWEVMVRGAFWNKGVRNRMGGKVLEGGYTVHWPDGQLMTVFDAAMRYKEEGTPLIILAGSTYGAGSSRDWAAKGPKLLGVKAVIAKSFERIHRSNLVEMGILPLQFMEGEDAEKLGITGEETFDIVGLSQGLKPRQTVELVIHKPDGREIRTKLLVRLDTQMEVQYFLNGGILQYVLRQIIRSHRKQQ from the coding sequence GTGAGTAGGTCGTTACCCAACCCGTGGAATACGCTATCCACCATGGAAGTTGGCGGTGTTAAGGTGCGTTATTACTCATTGAAGGCCCTTGAGAGGGCTGGTTTTGATGTGTCGAGGTTCCCATACGTAATAAAGGTCTTCATTGAGAACATGCTTAGGAACTTCGATGGGCAGTCAATAACCGAGGAGGACATTGAGAACATACTCAAGTGGAGCCCCAAGAACCCAGGTACTAGGGAGGTCCCCATAAAGGTGGCCAGGGTATTGATGCAGGACTACACGGGGGTCCCGGCACTCGTGGATTTGGCGGTTATGAGGGAGGTGGTGGCGAAGTACGGCCTTGACCCCAGGGTAATAAATCCGCAGGTACCCACGGACCTGGTGATAGACCACAGCGTCCAGGTGGATTACTGGGGAACACCCAACGCCCTGCGTCTCAACATTAAGTTGGAAGTGGAGAGGAATAGGGAGAGGTACGAGTTCCTCAAGTGGGCTCAAAACGCCTTTAGGAATTTCAGGGTATTCCCGCCTGGCACGGGCATCATACACCAGGTACACCTGGAGCACATTGCCAGGGTGGTGATGACCGAGGACCTAGGGCCCGGTGAGAAGCTGGCGTACTTCGATACCGTGGTGGGCATGGACAGCCACACAACAATGATAAACGGGCTGGGTGTTGTGGGTTGGGGTGTGGGTGGTGTTGAGGCTGAGGCGGCCCTGCTGGGTCAACCAATCGCGCTGCCACCGCCTCAGGTGGTTGGTGTTCACCTCTATGGCAAGCCAAGGCCTGGGGTCACCGCCACGGACATTGTCCTGTACATAACCGAGACCCTGAGGAAGTACAACGTGGTTGATAAGTTCGTGGAGTTCTTCGGGGAGGGCGTTGCGGCATTGCCCGTGCCCGATAGGGCAACCATAGCTAACATGGCCCCTGAGTACGGGGCAACCACCGGCTTATTCCCAGTGGATGAGCAGACACTGGCTTATCTGAGGCTCACGGGTAGGGATGAGTGGTTGATATCGCTTGTGGAGAGGTACTACGTGGAGCAGGGGGTCTTTGGGTCGCCGAGGGAGGGTGATGTGGAGTATAGCCAGGTGATTAATATTGACCTATCAGACGTGGAGCCCAGCGTCTCTGGGCCATCACTACCCTGGCAGAGGAGGAGGTTGGGTGAGGTTCCCAAGAGCCTGGAGCCCATTATTGAGGATAGGAATAGGAAGAGGAACATAAGTGGTAGGAAGAAGGTTGTCATTGAGATTGATGGGAGGAAGGTGGAGCTTGAGGATGGGTTTGTGGCAATAGCCGCAATAACCTCATGCACCAACACCAGCAACCCATACCTACTCATGGCCGCTGGGCTCGTGGCCAAGAGGGCTGTGGAGCTGGGCATATCACCACCACCCTACGTGAAGACCAGCCTGGCCCCAGGGTCCAGGGTTGTGGAGGAGTACCTAAGGAGGGCTGGTTTGCTTCAGTACCTCGAGAAAATAGGCTTCGCCATAGTGGGCTTTGGATGCACCACGTGCATTGGCAACTCGGGGCCGTTGCCGGAGCCCGTGGCTAGGGCCATTAGGGAGAACGACTTAGTAGCGGCGGCTGTACTCAGTGGTAATAGGAACTTTGAGAATAGGGTTCACCCAGACGTTAGGGCTAATTACTTGGCATCACCGCCCCTGGTGGTTATTTACGCATTGGCAGGCACGGTTAATAAGGACATAACCAGGGAACCCATAACCACAACACCCAGCGGTAAGCCGGTTTACTTAAGTGATTTATGGCCTAGTGATGAGGAGGTTAGGGAGTACGTGAATAAGTACGTGACTAAGGACGAGTTTGTTGAGAAGTACACAAGGATTGGTGATTTGGTCCCTGATGAGTGGAATCAATTAAAGGCGCCCAGTGGCGACCTGTACCAGTGGGATCCCAAGAATACGTACATAAGGAGGCCACCGTTCTTCGATGATTTTGACCCGGATAGGCTTGTGGAGGTCAGGGACATTAGGGGTGCCAGGGCGTTGCTTATCCTTGGTGATTCCATAACCACGGACCACATATCACCGGCGGGCTCAATACCCGCCGACTCACCCGCCGGTAAGTATCTGATGTCCCTTGGCGTTAAGCCTCAGGAATTCAATACGTTTGGTGCGAGGCGTGGTAATTGGGAGGTCATGGTTAGGGGTGCCTTTTGGAATAAGGGTGTGAGGAATAGAATGGGTGGTAAGGTGCTCGAGGGTGGGTACACCGTGCACTGGCCCGATGGGCAGTTAATGACGGTCTTCGATGCAGCCATGAGGTATAAGGAGGAGGGTACACCACTAATTATACTCGCCGGTTCCACCTACGGTGCCGGCTCAAGCAGGGATTGGGCTGCCAAGGGCCCCAAGCTCCTTGGCGTCAAGGCAGTCATTGCCAAGAGCTTCGAGAGAATTCACAGGAGTAACCTTGTGGAGATGGGGATATTACCGCTTCAGTTCATGGAGGGTGAGGATGCCGAGAAACTGGGGATAACGGGTGAGGAGACCTTCGACATAGTGGGGTTATCCCAGGGGCTTAAGCCCAGGCAGACCGTGGAGTTGGTGATTCACAAGCCCGATGGGCGTGAGATAAGGACTAAGTTGCTGGTTAGGCTTGACACTCAGATGGAGGTTCAGTACTTCCTAAATGGAGGGATACTCCAGTACGTGCTGAGGCAAATAATAAGGAGCCACCGTAAACAACAGTGA
- the tpiA gene encoding triose-phosphate isomerase, which yields MRLPILVINMKVYPEVLGKRALELARVAEGVSKELGVSIAVAPPITELRLVAENVEIPVFAQGADPVEPGARTGHVPLEFIKEAGAVGVILNHSENRLLLNDLGWLVSRAREVSLETLVCAPDAYTSAAAAALGPTAIAVEPPELIGTGRAVSREKPDVIVRTVELVRKVNPEVPVITGAGIESFDDVRKAIELGTRGVLVASAIVKARDWRQKIMELARALT from the coding sequence ATGAGGTTGCCAATATTGGTAATAAACATGAAGGTTTACCCAGAGGTGCTCGGCAAGAGGGCGCTCGAGCTTGCCAGGGTTGCCGAGGGGGTGAGTAAGGAGTTGGGGGTCTCCATAGCCGTGGCACCACCAATCACCGAGTTAAGGCTAGTGGCTGAGAACGTGGAGATACCCGTTTTTGCCCAGGGTGCGGACCCAGTGGAGCCAGGGGCCAGGACTGGGCATGTACCGCTGGAGTTCATTAAGGAGGCTGGTGCCGTGGGTGTCATACTAAATCACAGCGAGAATAGGCTTTTGCTGAATGACCTTGGTTGGTTGGTGAGTAGGGCTAGGGAGGTTAGCCTCGAGACCCTGGTCTGCGCCCCCGACGCGTACACAAGCGCTGCCGCGGCTGCCCTGGGACCCACAGCCATTGCTGTGGAACCCCCTGAGTTAATAGGTACTGGCAGGGCCGTCTCTAGGGAGAAGCCTGACGTTATTGTTAGGACCGTGGAGCTCGTGAGGAAGGTAAACCCGGAGGTTCCCGTTATAACGGGCGCTGGGATTGAGAGTTTTGATGATGTTAGGAAGGCCATTGAGTTGGGGACCAGGGGAGTACTCGTGGCCAGCGCCATTGTTAAGGCCAGGGATTGGAGGCAGAAGATAATGGAGCTGGCCAGGGCATTGACCTGA
- a CDS encoding metallophosphoesterase family protein, with protein sequence MSSEEFRGIVIDDGDGERWLAVADTHVGLEVELGRRGVRIPSQSARVANTIVEYAERVGATSLVILGDVKHEIGSVVDSMREVREFLNIVSRRFNRVVLIRGNHDGGLDTILTSMESPNIHLLDSRGFIMRSRDGKRLLLLHGNSKPRVEDFVNADVIVMGHTHPAITIQDVTGYVMRMPVIVKIRVDKGLMGSNMYGRDMGVSGNLTIIVLPTFNPLTVGMDVTESLTKDLVSVETILHYARTWERPGNVEVYLLDMTYLGTLDILMRIKEEVAEGGYELDWL encoded by the coding sequence GTGTCCTCTGAGGAGTTCAGGGGCATTGTCATTGATGATGGGGATGGGGAGAGGTGGTTAGCCGTAGCCGATACTCACGTGGGTCTTGAGGTGGAGTTGGGTAGGAGGGGGGTTAGGATACCCAGCCAGTCAGCGAGGGTTGCGAACACCATTGTTGAGTATGCTGAGAGGGTTGGGGCCACATCATTGGTAATCCTTGGTGATGTGAAGCATGAGATTGGGAGTGTTGTGGATAGTATGAGGGAGGTTAGGGAATTCCTGAACATAGTGAGTAGGAGGTTCAATAGGGTGGTCCTGATAAGGGGTAATCATGACGGGGGCCTGGACACAATACTAACATCCATGGAAAGCCCAAACATACATCTCCTGGACTCCAGGGGGTTCATAATGAGGAGTAGGGATGGTAAGAGGTTATTACTGCTACACGGCAACTCTAAACCTAGGGTTGAGGACTTCGTAAACGCGGACGTCATCGTTATGGGGCACACCCACCCAGCAATCACGATACAGGACGTTACGGGTTACGTAATGAGGATGCCCGTGATAGTAAAGATAAGGGTGGATAAGGGGTTGATGGGTAGTAACATGTATGGGCGGGACATGGGCGTAAGCGGTAACCTAACAATCATTGTACTACCCACATTCAATCCATTAACCGTTGGGATGGATGTTACCGAGTCCCTAACAAAGGACCTTGTCAGTGTCGAAACCATACTACACTACGCAAGGACCTGGGAAAGACCGGGCAATGTGGAGGTGTACCTACTAGACATGACCTACCTGGGAACACTGGACATACTCATGAGGATTAAGGAGGAGGTTGCTGAGGGAGGCTACGAGCTAGACTGGTTGTGA
- a CDS encoding translation initiation factor IF-6 has protein sequence MGASRRFEVTPLSIYGTSTIGVFIYANNKVALVPPDVPDKVVNSIRDTLGTEVIKASIAKSPLIGIFVVGNDNGLLVPGIVTDEELNLLRSSGLNVTVVGTKYTAIANLVLTNDRKTVVSPIIEREFIPLIRDALGTEVIVDNLCGTYLVGSIAVANNRGVLLSPEAKEEDVKKVRDFFNLNVDVGTVNRGRSFVRGGLVVNDRGAIVGVDTTGFEIVKIMQTLGGEFRDLK, from the coding sequence ATGGGTGCTTCACGTAGGTTTGAGGTGACGCCGTTGAGTATTTACGGAACATCAACCATAGGCGTGTTCATATACGCCAATAATAAGGTAGCCCTGGTACCCCCTGACGTGCCGGATAAGGTGGTTAATTCCATCAGGGATACCCTGGGCACTGAGGTGATTAAGGCATCCATTGCCAAGTCACCCCTGATTGGAATATTCGTGGTGGGTAATGACAATGGGCTGCTGGTCCCGGGCATAGTCACGGATGAGGAACTAAACCTTCTCAGGAGTAGTGGGTTAAACGTGACCGTGGTTGGGACTAAGTACACGGCCATAGCAAACCTGGTGCTCACCAATGATAGGAAGACCGTGGTCTCGCCAATAATTGAGAGGGAGTTCATACCGCTGATCAGGGATGCCCTGGGCACCGAGGTCATTGTGGATAACCTATGCGGTACATACCTAGTGGGCTCGATAGCCGTGGCCAACAACCGAGGGGTCCTACTAAGCCCAGAGGCTAAGGAGGAGGATGTTAAGAAGGTTAGGGACTTCTTCAACCTTAACGTTGACGTGGGGACTGTAAATCGGGGTAGGAGCTTCGTGAGGGGCGGCCTCGTGGTTAATGACCGTGGGGCGATCGTTGGTGTGGATACCACGGGATTTGAAATTGTTAAGATAATGCAAACATTGGGTGGTGAATTTAGGGATTTGAAATGA
- a CDS encoding tyrosine-protein kinase family protein, which yields MIIKCLASGSKGGTGKSTLAIIASRIARALGIRIGVLDLALGNPSTTVALLGQAPRHNLATYLMGISSVTDVVLEVPTSRGPIYLVPSGRGSSELVANVRYALDRFEALISTLEGRLHLDLVIMDFPAFNPYVDGLSPSLLKYCDVVHPVLVQDYGSLIAAYELVRFCGEGRVKTGVSVLNMVREVMGNGWVKSVGKLLGREPFVIHYDPWITRLILNGEFRDTQGVRELLGFVLRYLLH from the coding sequence GTGATCATTAAATGCCTGGCCTCAGGTAGTAAGGGAGGCACTGGGAAGTCCACACTGGCAATAATCGCCTCGAGGATTGCCAGGGCCCTTGGCATTAGGATTGGCGTTCTCGACCTAGCCCTTGGCAACCCCAGCACCACAGTAGCATTACTCGGTCAGGCGCCGAGGCACAACCTAGCGACGTACCTAATGGGCATCTCCAGCGTCACTGATGTGGTGCTGGAGGTACCCACCTCTAGAGGGCCCATTTACCTGGTGCCCTCGGGTCGCGGTAGCAGTGAGTTAGTTGCCAATGTTCGGTATGCTCTGGATAGGTTCGAGGCTTTAATCTCCACCCTAGAGGGTAGGTTACACCTTGACCTCGTTATTATGGACTTTCCAGCCTTTAATCCCTACGTTGATGGGTTATCACCATCTCTCCTAAAGTACTGCGATGTAGTGCACCCAGTCCTCGTGCAGGACTATGGATCCCTGATCGCGGCTTATGAGCTGGTTAGGTTCTGTGGTGAGGGTCGTGTTAAAACTGGGGTTTCTGTGTTGAACATGGTTAGGGAGGTCATGGGTAATGGTTGGGTTAAGTCCGTGGGTAAACTCCTTGGGCGTGAACCCTTCGTGATTCACTACGACCCGTGGATCACGAGGCTCATCCTCAATGGGGAGTTTAGGGATACGCAGGGCGTTAGGGAGTTGCTTGGCTTCGTATTAAGGTACCTGCTTCATTGA